The Lactuca sativa cultivar Salinas chromosome 2, Lsat_Salinas_v11, whole genome shotgun sequence genome includes the window ATACGTTGAAAACGTTAACCATAGTCCAAAAGTTGAGATTTCATCCACAGAACCTATGATGTACAGTTGGCAGCAGCAATGTATTTTGCTTCGGCTGTAGAGAGTGCAATgcagttctgtttcttggatgaccaactaaCCAAACGACCACCTAAGAGTTGACAACCACCTGAAGTGCTTTTTCTATCAAGTTGAAGACAACCATAGTTTGAATCTGCATATGCTTGTAGTAGGAAGCTTTCATTTGCAGGGTACCAGAGTCCGAGACTCTTTGTGCCTTTAAGATATCGGAAAATTTGTTTCACagccaaaagatgagacatctttgggTTGGCTTGAAATCTAGCACATAAGCATGCTGAAAACATTATGTCTGGACGTCTTGCTGTGAGATAGAGTAGAGATCTAATCATTCCAcaatacttcttttcatcaacagGAGCACCCGAAGGGTCGACAAAGATCTTGTGTCCGAAGCCCATTGGAACTTTGGCAGAGGCGCaggtgtccattgagtatttcttgaggagttctgaaatgtacttctcttggtgaCTGAAGATTCCTCTGTTAgtctgtttgacttgaagaccaagaaagaaaCTTAATTCCCGATTCATGCTCTTTTGGAATCGATTGATCATTAGTTTAGCAAAGTCGACAACCATAGATGAATCCatagatccaaaaatgatgtcatccatATAAATTTGTACCAGCATGAGACgtttttcatttgatcttcggaaTAGAGTGGGATCtagaattcctctttgaaaacTGGAGCGCTTGAGAAAATCAGTGAGGGTCTCGTACCACGCCTGAGGAGCCTGCTTGAGTCCGTAGACAGCCTTACGGAGTTTGTATCAGTGGTTTGGAAAAGAAAGATTAACAAAACCGGGGGCTTTTGAAGATATACTTCAATATCAAGTTCACCGTTAAGAAAggcactcttaacatccatttggtaaactttgaagcctttgtgagcaacataagcaagaaagattctgatggcttcaagacgttgaacaggagcaaaggtctcatcatagtcgagCCCTTCAATCTGAGTAAGTTCAAATCCTGTCATCCCTACATATTACTGCTCCTTTGAGCAGTAACGAGGGATTTTTTGAGATCAATTCACATTGGACATATCATATAGAATctttcattgttatgatactattatAGTGTATGCATACAATTTGCCACCAaccttgctttatttcgaataataactCCGGAATTGTCTAGCTTGTTGCAAAATACCCATCTCGTACCGAAAATTGGATGATTCTGAGGAGGAGGCACGAGGGTCCAAATTTCATTTCGGTCAAATTTTGCCAGCTCTTCTTGTATGGCTGTAATCCAGTTAGCATGCTCCaatgcttccttgatggatttgggttcaaccatggaTATGAATGCTgaaaaatgacattcattttggatATTGGTAGCAGAACGAGTCGATACACCAGCATTGGGGTTACCGATTACTTGGTTCGGAGGGTGATCCTTTGTCCAAACATGTAATCATGGTAGTTCTTGCGCAGCCGTCGATCCTATATCAACCGTGGAATTGATTTGCTGCCCCTGAATGATTTGAATGTGTGGATGATGCTCCCCCTAAACTTCTGAACCAGAGAaattgacatcatcatcagaagGAAACACAAAGAAGTTTCCATTTTCATCATTCTTGAGAGGACTGGAATCATCGAAATCAGCAACTACATCTTGGAAACCATCAacatttgattcaagagagggATGAACATTCTCCCCttcaacctgagaaggttgaaatggttcAGAATCAAATGGAGGGAGGCTTGGAATTGGACTGGAGACGTTATGTGAAACGAGATCTTCCGAAGTACAAATTGGAATAAGATTTGGTCTTGATCAAGATTCCGAATCAAGAGCAGTTTCGGAAGGGCCAAAGAGtgtttcaaagtcaacttcaaaaATTGTTTGGGGGTTCGGACATCCTGGCGGAGGAGCATCAGACTCCATAATATGAGTTGTAATATGAGTTGGGCCAGAATTCCAAATGAAGTTGCCATCGAAAGtaacatcaaagctttcttcTAGAACACGAGTTCTCCGGTTaagaactcagtaagctttggaTTTTGAGGAGTACCCAAGGAAGATGGCTTCATCAGCTTTAGGTTGGAACTTGGTAAGATGATCACGGTTGTTCTTGATGAAGCACATGCATCCGAAAACATGCAAAAAACGAGATTGATGGCTTCTGACCATTCATTGCTTCATACGGTGTCATGTTGAGGCGTCGATTGATGATACTTTGATTTTGAGTGAAGCAGGCAATAGACTCGGCTTCAACCCATAGATAAAGTGGTAGATTTGCAAAATTCAGTATCGATCGAGCAGCTTCAACGAGAGTGTTGTTACGCTTtcgactacaccattttgttgtggagtatagggagcagagaagttgtggTCAATTCCTTTTCCTGTGAGAAACTTTTCAATGACGGAGTTGGTGAACTCCgatccattatcacttcggattctcCTGGGAGTTTGATAAGAACTTCTATTCCTTTAATGAAATTTATGAGCTCTGAGGCTTTTTCGGATTTCAGCCTTAGAAAAAAACCTAAGTGACCCGtgtaaaatcatcaacaatcacaagaatgtatttcttatgatgaagactttctaccGTAGATGGTCCAAAAATATCGATATGTAGAAGATCCAATGGTTCCGAAATGGATTTTTCAATGATAACAGGATGaaccttctttgattgcttaccacactcacatgcaacacacaaatgatcattttcgaatttgaggagaggtaaacctcttaccatttCACCAGATACGAGATCATTCATGTATCGAAAGtttagatgagagagtcttcggtgccataaccaaccgACGTCAGGAACAACTTTGGTTAGAAGGCAGAGTTGCGTTTTGCCAACAATCATGTTGATGTCAAGTGGGTAAATATTCTTGTTGCGAAGTGACTTGATTAAACACTCTGTTCGATCTTCGGTCATTACATAGTTGTATTTCTTTCAAAATTCAACACGTCGATTTGAATCAGTGAGCTGAGCAACACTGATCAAATTGTGTTTCATATCAGCTACATAAGCCACGTTTGAGATATAG containing:
- the LOC111876984 gene encoding secreted RxLR effector protein 161-like — translated: MDTCASAKVPMGFGHKIFVDPSGAPVDEKKYCGMIRSLLYLTARRPDIMFSACLCARFQANPKMSHLLAVKQIFRYLKGTKSLGLWYPANESFLLQAYADSNYGCLQLDRKSTSGGCQLLGGRLVSWSSKKQNCIALSTAEAKYIAAANCTS